From the Oxalobacter vibrioformis genome, the window AGAGCTTCAAAAGCTCCTTGATATCCCGGCCCGATATGCCGTCAAACTGCCTGACCAGATCGTTAATCAGCTTGTCCGACAGTTTTACGTCAAACTGCTCTGCCAGCACTTTCCATATGCGCCTGGCTGCTTCCGGCACCGGCGGCTCATACACGATAGTGGCAATGCAGCGTGAGGATATGGCATCATCCACATCATTGACCCGGTTTGTCGTCAAAAACAGCAGGCCGTGGAAGTATTCCAGGGTGCGTAAAAAAGACGCTACTACGGCATTGTGGTCAATGTCATGTCCCCGCTGGCGGATATAGACATCCGCTTCGTCAATCAGCATGACGGCGCCCCAGCGCTGTGCCTGCCCTTTTGAGTATCTTGTCGAGATTCACTTCAACTTCGTCAGACATGACACCCAGTTGCCCGGAATGCACGCGGTAAAGCGGCCGCTCGGCGATTTCCGCATATACCTCGGCTGTCAGCGTCTTCCCCAGCCCCGGTGCGCCCTTGCAAAGAATCGTGGTTCCGCCCGATTTGCCGGGAATAATATCCTCCATCAGCACATCCATGTCCTGCGTGAGGATATCGACAAGATCCCGGTGAGAGTCAGGCAGAATCAGCTTGTCACGCAGGTTGGGGTTATAGACGTACTCGGTCAGGTTGTTTACATGGATCCACATATTGGTATGGGCTTCCAGGTTGAAGCAGAAAATCTTGGGATGAATGGGAATTTCCGAGTACAGCTTGCCAAACTGGCCCCA encodes:
- a CDS encoding ATP-binding protein; the encoded protein is MLIDEADVYIRQRGHDIDHNAVVASFLRTLEYFHGLLFLTTNRVNDVDDAISSRCIATIVYEPPVPEAARRIWKVLAEQFDVKLSDKLINDLVRQFDGISGRDIKELLKLSAKWCRQKEVKPSLKVFVSCSQFRGM